One window from the genome of Amycolatopsis sp. NBC_01480 encodes:
- a CDS encoding LysR family transcriptional regulator, which translates to MQFQQLAYFVAVAETRHFTRAAEQARVAQPSLSQQVRALERDVGATLFHRIRGNVTLTEAGETLLPIARRILAETETAYRAIRELDELGRGRVRLGATPSLCTGLLPAMLAAFRRAYPGIELVLHESGSRDLQTELSEGALDLAMIVDSRVHDDPRLSSTPLFVEELVVISPKAARAPVRGRLAIGDLRDRPLVMFRRGYDLREATVNACRAEGFDPVFAIEGGEMDAVLELVQAGIGLAVVPSTVVGDRFRMTQFTEPGLSRVVRLAYRRDVEQPRAVRALQDGIVRFLHGESGVGHLPPGTRSLVGA; encoded by the coding sequence ATGCAGTTCCAGCAGCTGGCCTACTTCGTCGCGGTCGCGGAAACGCGGCACTTCACGCGCGCGGCGGAGCAGGCGCGGGTGGCGCAACCCTCGCTGTCGCAACAAGTCCGGGCCCTGGAGCGCGACGTCGGCGCCACGCTTTTCCACCGCATCCGCGGCAACGTGACGCTCACGGAGGCGGGGGAGACGCTGCTGCCGATCGCGCGCCGGATCCTCGCCGAGACCGAGACGGCGTACCGGGCGATCCGCGAGCTGGACGAGCTGGGCCGGGGCCGCGTGCGGCTCGGCGCGACCCCGAGCCTGTGCACCGGCCTGCTGCCGGCCATGCTCGCCGCGTTCCGCCGCGCGTACCCGGGCATCGAGCTGGTGCTGCACGAAAGCGGTTCGCGCGACTTGCAGACCGAGCTGTCCGAGGGCGCGCTGGACCTGGCGATGATCGTCGACTCGCGGGTGCACGACGATCCCCGGCTGTCGAGCACACCGCTGTTCGTCGAGGAGCTGGTGGTCATCTCGCCGAAGGCCGCGCGGGCGCCGGTGCGCGGCCGGCTGGCGATCGGCGACCTGCGGGACCGGCCGCTGGTGATGTTCCGGCGCGGGTACGACCTGCGCGAGGCGACCGTGAACGCTTGCCGCGCCGAGGGTTTCGACCCGGTCTTCGCGATCGAGGGCGGCGAGATGGACGCGGTGCTGGAGCTGGTGCAGGCGGGCATCGGGCTGGCCGTGGTGCCGAGCACGGTGGTCGGGGACCGGTTCCGGATGACGCAGTTCACCGAGCCCGGGCTCAGCCGCGTCGTGCGCCTGGCCTACCGCCGCGACGTCGAGCAGCCGCGCGCGGTGCGGGCGCTCCAGGACGGCATTGTCCGGTTCCTGCACGGCGAAAGTGGGGTCGGTCACCTTCCCCCGGGCACGCGCTCGCTCGTCGGAGCATGA
- a CDS encoding MBL fold metallo-hydrolase, translating into MPPTKGDDGMPGALNEQSAVRVLDSGGVRFTYVVDGAMGLTPAGFFPEVPESYWTEHPEALDGAGRVAMSAGGLLVERDGRRLLIDAGLGVVSQEMGVGGVSIGFADSGALPETLAALGIAPADVEAVAFTHLHVDHTGWAFDGGQPFFPAARYLVAAEEWGPHGRGEALPGAPSREAVLEPLAGRRTEIADGEEIFPGVRAVVTPGHSPGHTSYVIEAGPLRVIAFGDVFHFPGQIAHPDWPSRPDIDAAAVVAARRRIAGELSQPDTVGFACHFGDQAFGRVVPGPDGLPAWQAVAAEAVLPAPRILPG; encoded by the coding sequence ATGCCACCGACCAAGGGAGACGACGGGATGCCGGGCGCGTTGAACGAGCAGTCGGCCGTGCGGGTGCTGGACTCGGGCGGTGTCCGGTTCACCTACGTGGTGGACGGCGCGATGGGGCTCACCCCGGCGGGCTTCTTCCCGGAGGTGCCGGAGTCGTACTGGACCGAGCACCCGGAGGCCCTCGACGGCGCGGGCCGCGTCGCGATGTCGGCCGGCGGCCTGCTCGTGGAGCGCGACGGCCGGCGGCTGCTGATCGACGCCGGGCTCGGAGTGGTGAGCCAGGAAATGGGTGTCGGCGGCGTGTCGATCGGCTTCGCGGATTCCGGGGCGCTCCCGGAGACGTTGGCAGCGCTGGGAATTGCGCCGGCGGACGTCGAAGCGGTCGCCTTCACGCATCTGCACGTGGACCACACCGGCTGGGCCTTCGACGGCGGGCAGCCGTTTTTCCCGGCCGCCCGGTACCTGGTCGCGGCCGAGGAATGGGGGCCGCACGGACGCGGTGAGGCGCTCCCGGGCGCGCCGTCACGCGAGGCCGTGCTCGAGCCACTCGCGGGCCGCCGCACCGAAATCGCCGATGGCGAGGAGATCTTCCCGGGCGTGCGGGCCGTCGTGACGCCCGGCCACAGCCCGGGCCACACCTCGTACGTGATCGAGGCCGGGCCGCTCCGGGTGATCGCGTTCGGCGACGTTTTCCACTTCCCGGGCCAGATCGCGCACCCCGACTGGCCCTCGCGCCCCGACATCGACGCCGCGGCCGTGGTCGCCGCCCGTCGCCGGATCGCCGGTGAACTCTCGCAGCCGGACACCGTCGGTTTCGCCTGCCACTTCGGTGACCAGGCTTTCGGCCGCGTCGTCCCGGGCCCGGATGGGCTGCCGGCCTGGCAAGCCGTTGCGGCGGAAGCGGTCCTGCCCGCGCCGCGGATCCTGCCGGGCTGA
- a CDS encoding GntR family transcriptional regulator has translation MTGTGSTRADGVYQRLRRDILGGRLVPGERLKFPELSRRYETSVGAAREALTRLVADGFVRTQSNLGFSVMPLSHEDLAELTYARLEIESLVLRLSVRDGDMDWESAAVAAHHRLKRTQFLAQDDADHPTDAWSAAHAAFHTALLAGCRNHRLLATATGLREEAELYLQWSISFGREPDRDLTGEHQALLDAAVARDADRAAELLRDHIAHTAQLLISVATDEPNKAGPSGAAPRNVGT, from the coding sequence ATGACAGGCACCGGTTCGACCCGCGCGGACGGCGTGTACCAGCGCCTCCGGCGGGACATCCTCGGCGGCCGCCTCGTCCCCGGCGAGCGGCTGAAGTTCCCGGAGCTGAGCCGGCGGTACGAAACCAGCGTCGGCGCGGCCCGGGAGGCGCTGACCCGCCTGGTCGCCGACGGATTCGTGCGGACGCAGTCGAACCTCGGCTTCAGCGTCATGCCGCTGTCCCACGAAGACCTGGCGGAACTGACCTACGCCCGGCTGGAGATCGAGTCACTGGTGCTGAGGCTTTCGGTGCGCGACGGCGACATGGACTGGGAGTCGGCCGCGGTCGCCGCCCACCATCGCCTGAAGCGCACGCAGTTCCTGGCCCAGGACGACGCGGACCACCCGACGGACGCATGGTCCGCCGCGCACGCCGCGTTCCACACCGCCCTGCTGGCCGGCTGCCGCAACCACCGGCTACTGGCCACGGCCACCGGCCTGCGCGAGGAGGCCGAGCTGTACCTCCAGTGGTCGATCTCGTTCGGCCGGGAACCCGACCGCGACCTCACCGGCGAACACCAGGCCCTGCTGGACGCCGCCGTGGCCCGCGACGCCGACCGAGCCGCGGAACTGCTGCGCGACCACATCGCCCACACCGCCCAGCTGCTCATCAGCGTCGCGACCGACGAACCGAACAAGGCCGGCCCGTCCGGCGCCGCACCACGCAACGTTGGCACGTAA
- the mhpA gene encoding bifunctional 3-(3-hydroxy-phenyl)propionate/3-hydroxycinnamic acid hydroxylase MhpA: MNTVHDVVVVGAGPVGLAAARMLGRRGFSVLVLERWPEPYPRPRAVHFDDEIGRVFQGLGLAEPVKAISAAVPDHYEWRNAAGEALVRIDWSGRGPSGWPMANFFSQPNLEKVLAEAVEAMPNVTLRRGAEVVGVEEQAEDVLVTYTTAAVKQVGARARFVIGCDGANSFVRERLGAVLHDQGFFYDWLIVDTIPLDERDWSPQNWQLCDPARPTTIVSGGPGRRRWEFMRLPGETRDELNTADKAWDLLGPWGRTPQNSRLERHAVYTFAARWADRWNRGRLAIAGDAAHQMPPFAGQGMCSGLRDVANLCWKLDRVLRGESDFALLDTYTSERSVHLQHAIAMSVELGRVICVLDEQQAADRDARMIAGGADPARVLPVSALPVLGEGVLADSPATSALRGTLAPQFPVERDGHRALLDDVTGDGPVLLTLDEVSEDFGGRAFTLGPGLRDPDGNWTRWFEAHHIRAVLIRPDHYVFGAVTDPAGTQELVARYGELARARTSGERISCA; this comes from the coding sequence ATGAACACAGTTCACGATGTGGTGGTCGTCGGCGCCGGTCCGGTCGGGCTGGCCGCGGCCCGGATGCTGGGCCGGCGCGGGTTTTCCGTGCTGGTGCTGGAGCGGTGGCCCGAGCCGTACCCGCGGCCGAGGGCGGTGCACTTCGACGACGAGATCGGCCGCGTGTTCCAGGGTCTGGGCCTCGCTGAGCCGGTGAAGGCGATCTCCGCGGCCGTGCCGGATCACTACGAGTGGCGTAACGCCGCGGGCGAGGCCCTGGTCCGGATCGACTGGTCCGGGCGAGGGCCCAGCGGCTGGCCGATGGCGAACTTCTTTTCCCAGCCGAACTTGGAGAAGGTGCTGGCCGAGGCCGTCGAGGCGATGCCGAACGTGACGTTGCGCCGCGGGGCCGAGGTCGTCGGCGTCGAGGAACAGGCCGAGGACGTGCTGGTGACTTACACGACCGCGGCCGTCAAGCAAGTCGGCGCGCGGGCCCGGTTCGTGATCGGCTGCGACGGAGCGAACAGCTTCGTCCGCGAACGCCTGGGCGCCGTCCTGCACGACCAGGGTTTCTTCTACGACTGGCTGATCGTCGACACCATCCCCCTCGACGAGCGGGACTGGTCGCCGCAGAACTGGCAGCTGTGCGATCCCGCCCGGCCGACCACGATCGTCTCCGGCGGCCCCGGCCGGCGCCGCTGGGAGTTCATGCGGCTGCCCGGCGAAACCCGCGACGAGCTCAACACCGCCGACAAGGCCTGGGACCTGCTCGGCCCCTGGGGACGCACGCCGCAGAACTCGCGCCTGGAACGGCACGCCGTGTACACGTTCGCCGCCCGCTGGGCCGATCGCTGGAACCGCGGCCGGCTGGCGATCGCGGGCGACGCGGCCCACCAGATGCCGCCCTTCGCCGGGCAGGGGATGTGCTCGGGCCTGCGCGACGTCGCCAACCTCTGCTGGAAGCTCGACCGGGTGCTGCGCGGCGAATCGGATTTCGCGCTGCTGGACACGTATACCTCCGAACGCAGTGTCCACTTGCAACACGCGATCGCGATGTCCGTCGAGCTGGGACGTGTCATCTGCGTCCTGGACGAGCAGCAAGCCGCCGACCGCGACGCGCGCATGATCGCCGGAGGCGCCGACCCGGCCCGCGTGCTGCCGGTGTCCGCGCTGCCCGTGCTCGGCGAGGGCGTCCTCGCCGACAGCCCCGCCACCAGCGCGTTGCGCGGCACCCTGGCGCCGCAGTTCCCGGTCGAGCGCGACGGGCATCGCGCCCTGCTCGACGACGTGACCGGCGACGGCCCCGTGCTCCTGACCCTCGACGAGGTGAGCGAGGACTTCGGCGGCCGCGCCTTCACCCTCGGCCCCGGCCTGCGTGACCCGGACGGGAACTGGACACGCTGGTTCGAAGCCCACCACATCCGCGCGGTGCTCATCCGGCCCGACCACTACGTCTTCGGCGCCGTCACCGACCCCGCCGGCACCCAAGAACTCGTTGCCCGGTACGGCGAACTCGCCCGGGCCCGGACCTCAGGAGAACGGATCTCATGCGCCTAG
- a CDS encoding fumarylacetoacetate hydrolase family protein yields MRLANIDNRAALVIEQDGAEKFLDLARASDGRWGPDLGDVFRNWPEVVAWASEVDVPADQLVPVDRARLGAPSPAPRQVFALGLNYRAHAAESGFAAPTELPPVFTKYVSSFSGPDTEVVLPPGGNVDWEIELVAIVGREARDVAEADAWSYVAGLTAGQDLSERLTQLRGPAPQFGLGKSYPGFSPQGPWLVTPDEFANPDDLELGCAIDGVEVQKGQTSDLIFGIARMIAALSENVTLYPGDVIFTGTPSGVGMGREPQRYLRAGERLDSWIAGIGELHQTFVSAPAAR; encoded by the coding sequence ATGCGCCTAGCCAACATCGACAACCGGGCCGCCCTCGTCATCGAGCAGGACGGTGCGGAGAAGTTCCTCGACCTCGCCCGCGCGTCGGACGGCCGGTGGGGCCCGGACCTGGGCGACGTCTTCCGGAACTGGCCGGAAGTCGTCGCCTGGGCGTCCGAAGTGGACGTTCCGGCCGACCAGCTCGTGCCGGTGGACCGTGCCCGGCTCGGCGCGCCCTCGCCCGCGCCGCGGCAGGTTTTCGCACTCGGCCTGAACTACCGCGCGCACGCCGCCGAGTCCGGGTTCGCCGCGCCCACCGAACTGCCGCCGGTGTTCACCAAGTACGTGTCGAGCTTCTCCGGGCCCGACACCGAAGTCGTGCTCCCGCCCGGGGGCAACGTCGACTGGGAGATCGAACTCGTGGCCATTGTGGGCCGCGAAGCACGCGATGTGGCCGAAGCCGACGCCTGGTCCTACGTCGCCGGGCTCACCGCGGGCCAGGACCTGTCCGAGCGGTTGACGCAGCTGCGCGGCCCGGCGCCCCAGTTCGGCCTCGGCAAGTCGTACCCGGGATTCTCCCCACAGGGCCCCTGGCTGGTGACACCGGACGAGTTCGCCAACCCCGACGACCTCGAGCTCGGCTGCGCGATCGACGGTGTCGAAGTCCAAAAGGGACAGACCAGCGACCTGATCTTCGGCATTGCCCGGATGATCGCCGCCCTGTCGGAGAACGTCACGCTCTACCCGGGTGACGTGATCTTCACCGGCACCCCGTCCGGCGTCGGGATGGGCCGGGAGCCCCAGCGGTACCTGCGGGCCGGCGAGCGGCTCGACAGCTGGATCGCCGGCATCGGCGAACTGCACCAGACCTTCGTTTCCGCCCCGGCCGCCAGGTAA
- a CDS encoding VOC family protein has translation MPLHGLGNVVIGVPNVAETIAYYTDFGLQPRDDGAFATLNGGDQLRIVEAPTRRLVELTVAADDPDDIAAIARRLRTHDIAVEETDTALTAVEPVTGTRVRVAVRPRIVVSPEVPATLYNGPGRIDRWGRAPFLGRTGPVRPRKLGHAVLGSTDLETTMRFFTEGIGFKVSDYMGDKAAFLRCSVEHHNVLVMAAPVNFLHHTSWQVDDVDEVGRGAHAMLEGKPERHIWGLGRHYAGANFFWYLKDPAGNFSEYYSDMDTVPEDELWSPEVLQGLQGLYAWGPPPPPSFLEPDDLAALMTGAHSASAG, from the coding sequence ATGCCACTGCACGGACTGGGCAACGTCGTCATCGGCGTGCCCAACGTCGCGGAGACCATCGCGTACTACACCGACTTCGGGCTCCAGCCCCGAGACGACGGCGCCTTCGCGACCCTCAACGGCGGCGACCAACTCCGGATCGTCGAGGCCCCGACGCGCCGGCTGGTGGAGCTGACGGTCGCGGCCGACGACCCCGACGACATCGCGGCGATCGCCCGGCGCCTGCGCACACACGACATCGCGGTGGAGGAGACGGACACGGCCTTGACTGCCGTCGAACCGGTCACCGGGACGAGGGTCCGGGTCGCGGTGCGCCCCCGGATCGTCGTCTCTCCTGAGGTGCCCGCGACGCTCTACAATGGACCTGGCCGGATCGACCGGTGGGGGCGGGCGCCGTTCCTCGGCCGCACCGGGCCGGTGCGGCCGCGCAAGCTGGGCCACGCGGTGCTCGGCAGCACCGACCTGGAGACGACGATGCGGTTCTTCACCGAGGGCATCGGCTTCAAGGTCAGTGACTACATGGGCGACAAGGCCGCGTTCCTGCGCTGCTCGGTCGAGCACCACAACGTGCTGGTGATGGCCGCGCCGGTGAACTTCCTGCACCACACCAGCTGGCAGGTCGACGACGTCGACGAGGTCGGCCGGGGCGCGCACGCGATGCTCGAAGGCAAGCCGGAACGGCACATCTGGGGCCTGGGCCGGCACTACGCGGGCGCGAACTTCTTCTGGTACCTCAAAGACCCGGCCGGCAACTTCTCCGAGTACTACTCCGACATGGACACCGTCCCCGAGGACGAGCTGTGGAGCCCGGAGGTTCTTCAAGGCCTGCAAGGGCTCTACGCCTGGGGACCGCCGCCGCCCCCGTCGTTCCTCGAACCCGACGACCTCGCGGCCCTGATGACCGGAGCCCATTCGGCGAGCGCGGGGTGA
- a CDS encoding tautomerase family protein, translating into MPFANLKVPADTLSPESKKKLIDAVTDAYADVYGERARATTLVLVDEVVEGGWGLGGNVLTAEMLGRS; encoded by the coding sequence ATGCCGTTCGCCAACCTGAAGGTCCCCGCCGACACGCTGAGCCCGGAGTCGAAGAAGAAGCTCATCGACGCCGTCACGGACGCGTACGCCGACGTGTACGGCGAGCGCGCCCGCGCCACCACCCTCGTCCTGGTCGACGAGGTCGTCGAAGGCGGCTGGGGCCTGGGCGGCAACGTCCTGACGGCGGAAATGCTCGGCCGCAGCTGA
- a CDS encoding SDR family oxidoreductase: MADQRVAVVTGASRGIGRAIATTLAAAGQAVVVGYAGNDVAAKQVVDEITTAGGQAVAAQADIADEDAVAALFETATQAFGGIDVVVNSAGRMALSPIADLDLADLDALHRTNIRGTFVVAREAARRIRPGGAIVLLSTSVVGLQFPGYGAYAASKGAVEAMALILARELRGRDVTVNAVAPGPTATDLFLDGKDEATIERLAQQPPLERLGTPADIAEVVAFLAGPGGRWVNGQVVRANGGIV; encoded by the coding sequence ATGGCTGACCAACGAGTCGCCGTCGTCACCGGCGCTTCACGGGGCATCGGCCGCGCCATCGCCACCACCCTGGCCGCCGCCGGGCAGGCCGTCGTCGTCGGTTACGCCGGCAACGACGTGGCGGCGAAGCAGGTCGTCGACGAGATAACCACCGCCGGCGGGCAGGCCGTGGCCGCTCAGGCCGACATCGCCGACGAGGACGCGGTCGCCGCGTTGTTCGAGACCGCGACGCAGGCGTTCGGCGGCATTGACGTCGTCGTCAACTCCGCCGGGCGCATGGCCCTGTCCCCCATCGCGGATCTGGACCTCGCCGACCTCGACGCGCTGCACCGCACCAACATCCGCGGCACGTTCGTCGTGGCCCGGGAGGCCGCGCGCCGGATCCGCCCGGGCGGCGCGATCGTGCTGCTGTCCACCTCGGTCGTCGGACTGCAGTTCCCCGGTTACGGCGCTTACGCCGCGAGCAAGGGCGCCGTCGAGGCGATGGCCCTGATCCTGGCGCGGGAACTGCGCGGCCGCGACGTCACCGTCAACGCCGTCGCCCCCGGCCCCACCGCCACCGACCTGTTCCTCGACGGCAAGGACGAGGCGACCATCGAACGCCTGGCCCAGCAGCCGCCGCTGGAACGGCTCGGCACCCCGGCCGACATCGCCGAGGTCGTCGCGTTCCTGGCCGGGCCCGGCGGGCGCTGGGTCAACGGCCAGGTCGTGCGGGCCAACGGCGGGATCGTCTGA
- a CDS encoding TetR/AcrR family transcriptional regulator — MSDASRRRGATGPADDTTVRAALIDAAERQLAASADGDIATRAIAEAAGVTQPVLYRLFGDKRGLLDAVADTGLERYALRKTELEATDDPVADLYAGWDDHMAFAADNPALYQLMFAPRPHSAATTHRRILQLLEATLLRCAAAGALATTPALAAQLILPANIGVALSRIAQPELFDDPELSHRARDAVFSAVLTEPVVSSGPDPVRSAARQLRSQIALTGTDRLEPVETALLDRWLERIDQPS; from the coding sequence ATGAGCGATGCCTCCCGCCGCCGGGGCGCCACCGGCCCGGCCGACGACACCACTGTCCGCGCGGCCCTGATCGACGCCGCCGAGCGGCAGCTCGCCGCGTCCGCGGACGGTGACATCGCCACCCGCGCGATCGCCGAAGCGGCAGGGGTGACGCAGCCGGTGCTGTACCGGCTCTTCGGGGACAAGCGGGGCCTGCTCGACGCCGTCGCCGACACCGGTCTCGAGCGCTACGCCCTGCGGAAGACCGAACTCGAGGCCACCGACGACCCCGTTGCCGACCTGTACGCCGGCTGGGACGACCACATGGCCTTCGCCGCCGACAACCCCGCGCTCTACCAGCTGATGTTCGCGCCGCGCCCGCACTCGGCTGCGACGACCCACCGGCGCATCCTCCAACTGCTCGAGGCGACCCTGCTGCGCTGCGCCGCGGCCGGGGCTCTGGCGACGACGCCCGCGCTGGCCGCCCAGTTGATCCTGCCCGCCAACATCGGCGTCGCTCTCAGTCGCATCGCCCAGCCCGAGCTGTTCGACGACCCGGAACTGTCACACCGCGCTCGAGACGCCGTTTTCTCCGCCGTCCTCACCGAGCCTGTGGTTTCGAGCGGACCGGACCCTGTCCGCTCCGCCGCCCGCCAGCTGCGTTCCCAGATCGCCCTTACCGGCACTGATCGGTTGGAGCCGGTTGAGACCGCCCTGCTGGACCGCTGGCTGGAGCGCATCGACCAGCCGAGCTGA
- a CDS encoding OFA family MFS transporter — protein sequence MSEPQTVLPVREMPEVKEVRDVYGRRYRVGESDRQLIGRSRAWMVWLGGAAMFAAGVQQYGFGVIAPVLTSAHGWTFTEVVVSLALWAVCQASVAFPAAWLRDHGKLPPAVAVTVGGVLCATGLVTLGHASSLTTVFLGYSVLGGIGTGLVYATCVGAVMRWFPDRTAARVGAVSGAFAYGSVPFVLIAGFGLSIGNRAVLLDVTAAVVLVVIAGAGALLRFPPRHWWPAEPDPRAWALDKVRNRSVSANRPAVRHYRPGELFRCGTTLSLYLTVVLAAAVLLFDLAYLATSVAEQGGGPGLAAVALAVLAGVTGTGRVLLGWLSDRLGRRRVLQLALVAGGIGQLVLSYSGEHHHAAGLLLGVALAGLGNGCCYTLLVGLVREYFGEESMMQNFGVLYSAKAVGAVLGVGLAAIVVTSHGYSGAFAAAAALSLAGALLTGRLTQPGRPKSLLPAGYRG from the coding sequence ATGTCCGAGCCCCAGACCGTCCTGCCGGTGCGGGAGATGCCCGAGGTGAAAGAGGTCCGCGACGTCTACGGGCGGCGGTACCGGGTGGGGGAGAGCGACCGGCAGCTGATCGGCCGGTCGCGGGCCTGGATGGTGTGGCTCGGCGGGGCGGCGATGTTCGCGGCCGGGGTGCAGCAGTACGGGTTCGGCGTGATCGCGCCGGTGCTGACGAGCGCGCATGGCTGGACGTTCACCGAGGTGGTCGTCTCGCTCGCGCTCTGGGCGGTGTGCCAGGCCAGCGTCGCGTTCCCGGCCGCGTGGCTGCGTGACCACGGCAAGCTCCCGCCGGCCGTGGCGGTCACCGTCGGCGGGGTGCTGTGCGCGACCGGACTGGTGACGCTCGGGCACGCGTCCAGCCTGACCACGGTGTTCCTCGGCTACTCCGTGCTCGGCGGCATCGGCACCGGGCTGGTGTACGCCACTTGCGTCGGCGCCGTGATGCGGTGGTTCCCCGACCGGACGGCCGCCCGCGTCGGCGCGGTGAGCGGCGCTTTTGCTTACGGCAGCGTGCCGTTTGTGCTCATCGCGGGCTTCGGGCTGTCGATCGGCAACCGCGCGGTGCTGCTCGACGTCACGGCGGCGGTGGTGCTCGTGGTGATCGCCGGGGCCGGCGCGCTGCTGCGCTTCCCGCCGCGGCATTGGTGGCCGGCCGAGCCGGACCCGCGGGCGTGGGCGCTCGACAAGGTGCGCAACCGCAGTGTCTCGGCCAACCGCCCGGCGGTGCGGCATTACCGGCCGGGTGAGCTGTTCCGTTGCGGCACAACGCTTTCGCTGTACCTGACGGTGGTGCTGGCGGCCGCCGTGCTGCTGTTCGACCTCGCCTACCTGGCCACGTCCGTCGCCGAGCAGGGCGGCGGACCGGGTCTCGCCGCGGTCGCGCTGGCGGTGCTGGCCGGGGTCACCGGCACCGGCCGGGTGCTGCTTGGCTGGCTGTCGGACCGGCTCGGCCGGCGGCGCGTCCTGCAGCTCGCCCTGGTGGCCGGAGGGATCGGGCAGCTGGTGCTGTCCTACTCCGGCGAGCACCACCACGCGGCCGGTCTGCTGCTCGGCGTCGCGCTCGCGGGCCTCGGCAACGGCTGCTGTTACACGCTGCTCGTCGGGCTCGTGCGCGAGTACTTCGGCGAGGAGTCCATGATGCAGAACTTCGGCGTGCTCTACAGCGCCAAGGCTGTCGGCGCGGTCCTCGGCGTCGGCCTCGCCGCGATCGTGGTGACCTCGCACGGCTACTCCGGCGCCTTCGCCGCGGCGGCCGCGCTCAGTCTGGCCGGCGCCCTGCTCACCGGCCGGCTCACCCAGCCGGGACGGCCGAAGTCCTTGCTGCCCGCGGGTTATCGAGGCTGA